In one Lolium rigidum isolate FL_2022 chromosome 3, APGP_CSIRO_Lrig_0.1, whole genome shotgun sequence genomic region, the following are encoded:
- the LOC124694867 gene encoding uncharacterized protein LOC124694867 isoform X1, whose translation MASPSVLRLRAAAEYFTQVQEINVLRCRRSLPSVHAAEWAHSSRVYIRASVRRPGRGVRSLNTRCIDGLMVPWWLFLPWFCTFHSVKSGVWLDLFDCKILHLGICYGWRSGVIPCKLFIFQLGPRFSSATSLSARHLFVQRPELGRELLQE comes from the exons ATGGCGTCGCCATCGGTCCTCCGCCTGCGCGCCGCCGCCGAATATTTCACGCAGGTTCAAGAAATAAATGTG CTACGGTGCCGGCGAAGTTTGCCTTCCGTGCATGCCGCGGAGTGGGCTCACTCATCACGGGTCTACATTCGTGCATCCGTTCGAAGACCAGGCCGCGGAGTGCGCTCACTGAACACGCGTTGTATTGATGGATTGATGGTGCCATggtg GTTGTTTTTACCTTGGTTCTGCACATTTCATTCAGTTAAATCTGGAGTCTGGTTGGATTTATTTGATTGTAAGATTCTTCACCTCGGTATTTGCTATGGCTGGCGGTCAG GTGTGATCCCTTGCAAACTTTTCATTTTTCAGTTGGGCCCTAGATTCAGTTCTGCTACCAGTTTATCTGCACGCCATCTGTTTGTCCAGAGACCAGAGTTG GGTCGGGAGTTGTTGCAGGAATGA
- the LOC124694867 gene encoding uncharacterized protein LOC124694867 isoform X2, protein MRPLAADASLVIDPVLIFSCCQALMASIVLKFPVAHMPRLPYKFLCCLKLSPYPFLLDHNLLVQGLFLPWFCTFHSVKSGVWLDLFDCKILHLGICYGWRSGVIPCKLFIFQLGPRFSSATSLSARHLFVQRPELKFYGAYNFHDFLK, encoded by the exons ATGCGGCCTTTGGCAGCTGATGCGTCGCTCGTCATTGATCCCGTGTTAATTTTCAGTTGCTGCCAAGCTCTAATGGCTTCCATCGTGCTTAAATTTCCTGTGGCGCACATGCCTCGCCTGCCCTATAAATTCTTGTGTTGCCTCAAACTATCTCCTTACCCTTTCTTACTCGACCATAACCTCCTGGTCCAAGG GTTGTTTTTACCTTGGTTCTGCACATTTCATTCAGTTAAATCTGGAGTCTGGTTGGATTTATTTGATTGTAAGATTCTTCACCTCGGTATTTGCTATGGCTGGCGGTCAG GTGTGATCCCTTGCAAACTTTTCATTTTTCAGTTGGGCCCTAGATTCAGTTCTGCTACCAGTTTATCTGCACGCCATCTGTTTGTCCAGAGACCAGAGTTG AAATTCTACGGTGCATACAACTTCCACGATTTTCTGAAATAA
- the LOC124694429 gene encoding LOW QUALITY PROTEIN: BTB/POZ and MATH domain-containing protein 1-like (The sequence of the model RefSeq protein was modified relative to this genomic sequence to represent the inferred CDS: deleted 1 base in 1 codon; substituted 1 base at 1 genomic stop codon) has product MGNNPTSVKKPISETLSRCWTEGVTTAHNFEVMEYSLLEGMGAGKFVSSSMFTLSAYGWNIRMYPDGEKEEDNAAYVSVFLCFYSGTPDVKVKCTFSLLEKDGKESNLVSTKHTVVSVGASWGYPHFIEKSKLQELLSRNDDCFTIRCVLTVIKEIRTEDVSTVIVPVPESNLHTHFASMLKDGEGVDVTFSVGNQLFSAHRCVLAARSPVFKAELFGQMNETTVKRVEINDMEPAIFDALLYFIYTDSLSGDCDVDQSVALQHLLVAVDRYGLDRXLKAICEWKLCQKIDVQTVSTILALAEQHNSMQLKHACLGYMSSLDVLPVVKETDGFKHLAASCLSIAMDILDKL; this is encoded by the exons ATGGGCAACAACCCTACTTCAGTTAAGAAGCCCATCTCCGAGACCTTGTCGAGGTGCTGGACAGAAGGCGTCACCACCGCCCACAACTTTGAGGTGATGGAGTATTCGCTGCTCGAAGGTATGGGTGCCGGCAAGTTCGTTAGCTCGAGCATGTTCACTCTCAGCGCCTATGGCTGGAACATCAGGATGTACCCTGatggggagaaggaggaggacaacgccgcctatgtgtcGGTTTTCTTGTGTTTCTACAGTGGGACACCGGATGTAAAGGTGAAGTGCACTTTCAGTTTACTGGAGAAAGATGGAAAAGAGAGTAATCTTGTGAGCACAAAACATACCGTTGTGTCAGTAGGTGCTTCTTGGGGCTACCCCCACTTTATTGAAAAGTCCAAGCTGCAAGAACTGCTATCCCGTAATGACGATTGCTTCACAATCAGGTGTGTTTTGACTGTCATAAAGGAAATTCGCACAGAAGATGTAAGCACAGTCATAGTCCCAGTACCGGAATCGAACCTGCACACACACTTCGCAAGCATGTTGAAGGATGGGGAAGGCGTGGATGTGACATTCAGTGTCGGCAATCAACTCTTCAGTGCACACAGATGTGTGTTAGCCGCACGATCACCGGTCTTCAAGGCTGAGCTCTTTGGTCAAATGAACGAGACAACCGTGAAACGCGTCGAGATCAATGACATGGAACCTGCCATCTTCGATGCGCTTCTTTACTTCATATACACAGATTCACTGTCTGGTGATTGCGATGTTGATCAAAGTGTGGCGTTGCAGCACTTGTTGGTTGCCGTGGATCGGTATGGACTGGACAGG TAATTAAAGGCTATTTGTGAATGGAAGCTCTGCCAGAAAATTGATGTGCAAACAGTTTCAACCATCCTAGCATTAGCGGAGCAGCACAACTCCATGCAACTCAAACATGCTTGCCTTGGATACATGTCTTCCTTGGATGTGCTTCCTGTTGTCAAGGAGACTGATGGATTCAAGCATCTCGCAGCAAGCTGTCTATCGATTGCCATGGACATTCTAGACAAGCTGTGA
- the LOC124694430 gene encoding ethylene-responsive transcription factor 13-like has protein sequence MPRLASSSRYGRVSSTGYRGVCTRPKGTYYAEIRDGDERNSLGTYETAHEAARAYDAVAWRLGRPRSSMNFHDVWTRQQAEDLAPPPYIVRQEEQRRRRETERRLRIAERDERAAHEWAARFPEDVAAENEHFRRRRVEKAMRRAAKKEDRAQRRAEKAMKWAFIEALLAGPTTIGDDDPRWLDLF, from the coding sequence atgcctcgtctcGCATCGAGCTCGCGGTACGGCCGCGTCTCGAGCACGGGGTACCGCGGCGTCTGCACGCGCCCCAAAGGTACGTATTACGCGGAGATACGTGACGGCGACGAGCGCAACAGCCTTGGCACCTACGAGACCGCGCACGAGGCCGCGCGCGCGTACGACGCCGTGGCGTGGCGGCTCGGGCGCCCGCGATCGTCGATGAATTTCCACGACGTGTGGACACGCCAGCAGGCCGAGGATCTCGCGCCGCCACCGTACATCGTCAGACAGGAGGAACAGCGCCGCCGCCGTGAGACGGAGCGCCGTCTGCGCATCGCCGAGCGAGACGAACGCGCGGCGCACGAGTGGGCGgcccgcttccccgaggacgtcgccgccgaGAACGAGCACTTCCGCAGACGGAGGGTGGAGAAGGCGATGAGGCGGGCTGCGAAGAAGGAGGACCGCGCACaacggagggcggagaaggcgatgAAGTGGGCCTTCATCGAAGCGCTGCTCGCCGGGCCGACCACCATTGGCGACGACGACCCCCGTTGGCTTGACCTCTTCTAG